From the Hylaeus volcanicus isolate JK05 chromosome 4, UHH_iyHylVolc1.0_haploid, whole genome shotgun sequence genome, one window contains:
- the LOC128874951 gene encoding otoferlin-like isoform X1, producing MALVVIVKNFQGLKYKGEKAVKVDFRGVAHYSKCLEESSDHIAVNEGFTWNLGRPVDEAEVLQLAVVSRGVLRNEKVIAKYGLVLQTVVREGRIAVTDSLVDLNNKPLPAVVCFEIRYNPPDGSCSSYAASEIMEDEQQMLIDIEQNIANLERSLEQANTSSANGKRRGSWQSPEKTSKRGFLQRGSSLSTAEKSPDRKSRSSTLKSMRSFMKLGKQRPSRARSCDSGSETKELLERRDSSCATSNEPSRTNSMTSLETNASDYDSQVNVNSSEVLDAIVKPTKKAKPKTTDTGQTALKAQDYQVCITIIEARQLAGLNMDPVVCVQIGDQRKYTSVKESTNCPYYNEYFVFDFHMPPVMLFDKIITLSVQQSRNLLRANLTLGSFKLDIATVWAQPDHQFYHKWALLTDPDDVAGGPKGYLKCDISVIGKGDTVKIPPKSEKDEDDIEGNLLLPDGVPIERQRAKFIVKVYRADGLPKMNSSIMANVKKAFTGEVKDLVDPYVQVSFAGLTGKTSVKRHSYAPVWNEQIVFTEMFPPLCQRIKIQLCDNDPVHATVIGTHFVDLKQISNDGERGFLPTFGPAFIHFYGSIRDYSLIDEHSTLNTGLGEGISYRARLLIAIRTEISDNVEMTPSEVEVEPTVIVNETAYARNEEFFLFSTIMDATMIDKKLGDKPMYFEISIGNAGNALDGHNESSKMCEIGPKSGTSGEQEELLEVLSGSWQSTTPACKPMTHDKTYYFLPYWDDKPCLHVRSIWPDYRRRMYNSNIISKIADKLEEGLSEAQLHADDSSSEKILKSALEELSSNCNRYVSISKSCLTGPGVGKTKLDKERMKLCQRELENIGIMGRNLKAVVTKSSFKERFKTAQGYLQKLKFLVEDPQDSLPDVFIWVISAGRRVAYQRIPGRELIYSIVDEECGRYCGKVQTMFLKLPGKKKFGPSGWAIQTKLQIYMWLGILKHKKYFIQGLPKGYELSHELKNVDRPRALPPTIIHYVDKHKFQLRAHMYQARSLIGSDASGLSDPFARVICGEFCKSTQVIDETLSPTWDELLLFDDILIYGTDEEIKKDPPSIVIEIFDQDKVSHFVSTDITLHEGSALTGKSEYIGRAVARPHVKLASETYTPPEFPPSLEWYDVTRGAARAGELLAVFELLEYPSTRDYGFPTLPDPKERTIQSHAVAQDQGPILPVPIGIRPTLSKYRIEVLFWGLRDLKRVHLLTVDKPRVDVECAGHILYSSVIPNAKKNPNFNTPIKFLELELPEQELYRPPLTIRAVDCRSFGRYTLVGTHTINSIHKYMYCPQTKRAKDAEERKKNLYQLQQYTGFDASKTKYQQTSLPESLADLEFNCGDTIITLGLDPGWPTKKDKTEQNIRKKQSLVYDGSTGDFSVFEDEDGCQDWWTKYFASVEAMIEENKELRKEKSIFQTQSNGTASMYMEESYNQSQGNVSGEKSPGVTAKKLFGLKSTANAARFVSKLSPRHSCRKFPKTALLKIYPNELEAQPEFEHFKEWLHTFELYRGKKTGDEPEDESRIVGSFKGALKVYKWPLPKDLIDHTVMGFDPQYGFFQGVPSNEPIHVLVRVYIVKANDLHPCDLNGKADPYVVLQLGGKRISDKENYVSKQLNPVFGKCFEIEATFPQDSLLTIQVLDWDLVGADDMIGETKIDLENRFYSRHRATCGPAKRYDESGYNKWRDAMKPTQILSKLCKEGKVDGPLYSHGQVTIGRKTFSLSNEEMEYYVHSKGIEEHLALAVLHQWHAFPRIGCALVPEHVETRPLYNPEKPGIEQGKLELWVDMFPMDMPSPGPSIDISPRKPKSYELRIIIWNTDDVVLEDDAFFTGEKMSDIYVKGWLKGPEDCQSTDIHYRSLTGEGNFNWRFIFPFDYLVAEEKIVINRKESLFSWDETECKIPARLELQVWDADHFSADDFLGAITLDLNRFPRGAKNSKLCTLSMLKTDGSVPMVNIFKQKRIKGWWPFYVKKENEDMELTGKVEAEIHLLSKEEAEKNPAGFGRNEPDLLDKPNRPDASFMWFLNPLKSIKYIVWHNYKWAILKAIITIGIVVLLLLFFYAIPGYSVKKLLGA from the exons GCGTTGCTCACTACTCAAAATGTCTCGAAGAAAGCTCAGATCACATCGCGGTGAACGAA ggTTTCACTTGGAATTTGGGCAGACCAGTGGACGAGGCGGAAGTATTGCAATTGGCGGTGGTGTCGCGCGGAGTTTTGAGGAATGAAAAAGTGATAGCGAAATATGGATTGGTCCTGCAGACTGTAGTGCGAGAAGGTCGAATTGCCGTCACGGACTCTCTGGTAGATCTCAACAACAAACCGCTTCCG GCCGTGGTTTGCTTCGAAATTCGATACAACCCCCCCGACGGAAGTTGCAGTTCGTACGCTGCATCGGAAATAATGGAGGACGAGCAACAGATGCTGATCGACATCGAGCAGAACATTGCGAATCTCGAGCGGAGCCTCGAGCAAGCCAATACCAGCTCAGCCAATGGCAAACGAAGGGGTTCCTGGCAGAGTCCCGAAAAAACTTCCAAAAGGGGTTTTCTGCAAAGGGGTAGCTCCCTGTCGACGGCTGAGAAGTCGCCAGATCGAAAGAG CCGAAGTTCGACGTTGAAAAGTATGAGATCGTTCATGAAGCTGGGGAAACAGAGGCCATCCAGGGCTCGATCCTGCGACAGCGGCTCGGAAACTAAAGAGTTACTCGAAAGAAGAGACTCGAGTTGTGCAACTTCCAACGAACCCTCGAGAACGAACTCGATGACTTCTTTAGAAACGAACGCCTCCGACTACGACAGCCAGGTCAATGTAAATTCGTCGGAGGTACTGGACGCGATCGTCAAACCAACGAAAAAAGCAAAACCCAAG ACCACGGACACCGGGCAAACTGCGTTAAAGGCGCAGGACTATCAAGTCTGCATTACCATAATCGAAGCGAGACAGTTAGCGGGCTTGAACATGGATCCGGTCGTTTGCGTTCAAATCGGGGATCAACGAAAATATACCAGCGTCAAGGAATCTACAAACTGTCCGTACTACAACGAA TACTTTGTCTTCGACTTTCACATGCCGCCCGTGATGCTTTTCGACAAAATAATCACGCTTTCG GTGCAGCAATCGCGGAATCTCTTACGCGCTAATCTAACGCTGGGCAGCTTTAAATTAGACATCGCGACCGTGTGGGCACAACCAG ATCACCAGTTTTACCATAAATGGGCGTTGCTAACGGACCCAGACGACGTGGCTGGTGGTCCAAAGGGCTACCTAAAGTGCGATATAAGCGTGATCGGAAAAGGCGACACCGTGAAAATACCTCCGAAGAGCGAAAAAGACGAAGACGACATCGAGGGGAATCTGTTGCTTCCGGATGGCGTGCCTATCGAGAGGCAAAGGGCGAAGTTCATCGTTAAAGTTTACAGAGCCGACGGTTTACCCAAAATGAACAGCAGCATCATGGCGAACGTGAAGAAGGCCTTCACGGGGGAGGTCAAGGATCTCGTCGATCCTTACGTTCAAGTGTCCTTTGCTGGATTGACC GGTAAGACGAGCGTTAAGAGGCACAGTTACGCGCCGGTTTGGAACGAACAGATCGTTTTCACGGAAATGTTTCCACCCCTCtgtcaaaggattaaaattCAGCTATGCGACAACGACCCGGTTCACGCCACCGTAATTGGCACGCATTTCGTCGATCTGAAGCAAATTAGCAACGACGGCGAAAGGGGATTCCTACCCACGTTTGGGCCAGCGTTTATTCATTTCTACGGAAGCATTAGGGATTACAGCCTCATAGACGAACACTCGACGCTGAACACGGGACTGGGCGAAGGAATCTCTTACAGAGCAAG ATTATTAATAGCGATCAGAACGGAAATAAGTGATAACGTTGAGATGACTCCATCGGAGGTCGAGGTGGAACCAACTGTGATCGTCAACGAAACTGCTTACGCGAGGAACGAGGAGTTTTTCCTCTTCTCCACGATAATGGACGCCACAATGATCGACAAGAAACTCGGCGACAAACCGatgtactttgaaatatcgaTAGGAAACGCGGGGAACGCCTTGGACGGTCACAACGAAAGCTCCAAA ATGTGCGAGATAGGGCCGAAGAGCGGGACAAGCGGAGAGCAAGAGGAGTTGCTGGAGGTGTTGAGCGGATCCTGGCAGAGCACCACTCCAGCATGCAAACCGATGACCCACGACAagacttattattttttaccataCTGGGACGACAAGCCTTGTCTCCATGTTCGAAGTATTTGGCCAGATTACAGGCGTAGAATGTACAACAGCAATATAATTAGCAAAATCGCCGACAAGCTG GAAGAAGGTCTTTCGGAGGCACAACTGCACGCAGACGATTCCTCGAGCGAGAAAATCTTGAAATCTGCTCTCGAGGAATTGAGCAGCAACTGCAATCGATACGTCAGCATCAGCAAGTCGTGTCTCACCGGGCCAGGGGTTGGGAAAACGAAGCTCGACAAGGAGAGAATGAAACTCTGTCAAAGGGAATTGGAGAATATAGGAATCATGGGGAGAAACCTTAAAGCGGTTGTCACTAAAAGTAGCTTCAAGGAAAGATTCAAGACGGCTCAGGGTTACTTGcaaaagttaaaatttctcGTCGAAGAT CCTCAAGATTCTTTACCCGATGTCTTCATTTGGGTAATTAGCGCAGGACGACGAGTGGCTTATCAAAGAATACCAGGAAGGGAACTGATTTACTCGATCGTTGACGAGGAATGCGGCAGATACTGTGGCAAAGTGCAAACCATGTTTCTCAAA CTTCCAGGAAAGAAAAAGTTCGGACCTTCCGGCTGGGCGATACAGACGAAGCTGCAAATTTACATGTGGCTGGGTATCTTGAAGCACAAGAAGTACTTTATCCAAGGCTTGCCGAAAGGATACGAACTCAGCCATGAATTGAAGAACGTCGACAGGCCGCGAGCGTTACCACCCACTATTATACATTACGTTGACAAACAC AAGTTTCAGCTGAGAGCGCACATGTATCAAGCCCGATCTTTGATCGGCAGCGACGCATCCGGTCTATCGGATCCATTCGCGAGAGTAATCTGCGGTGAGTTTTGCAAGTCCACGCAAGTGATAGACGAAACTCTGAGTCCCACGTGGGACGAGCTGCTTCTCTTCGACGATATCTTGATCTACGGCACCGACGAAGAGATCAAAAAGGATCCACCGTCGATCGTCATCGAGATCTTCGACCAAGATAAAGTG AGTCATTTTGTATCTACGGACATAACACTGCATGAGGGCTCTGCTTTAACA GGCAAGTCGGAATACATAGGACGAGCAGTCGCGCGACCTCACGTGAAGCTCGCCTCGGAAACTTACACGCCACCAGAATTTCCTCCATCTTTGGAGTGGTACGACGTGACCAGAGGCGCAGCGAGGGCGGGCGAGCTTCTTGCAGTTTTCGAATTGCTCGAGTATCCTTCCACCAGAGATTATGGCTTTCCAACGCTGCCGGACCCGAAGGAAAGAACGATTCAATCGCACGCCGTTGCTCAGGACCAAGGACCTATTCTTCCAGTTCCTATTGGCATTCGACCAACCCTCTCCAAATATCG AATCGAGGTTTTGTTTTGGGGCTTGCGAGATCTGAAGAGGGTACATTTATTAACCGTGGACAAGCCGCGCGTGGACGTCGAGTGCGCTGGTCACATCCTTTATTCCTCCGTGATACCGAATGCAAAGAAGAATCCGAATTTCAATACGCCGATCAAGTTCTTGGAGCTGGAGCTACCGGAACAGGAACTTTATCGGCCACCGTTGACAATCAGAGCGGTGGACTGCAGAAGCTTTGGCAGATACACTCTCGTTGGCACGCATACGATCAATTCTATTCACAAGTACATGTACTGTCCGCAGACCAAGAGAGCGAAGGACGCTgaagagaggaaaaagaatCTTTATCAGTTGCAACAATATACAG GCTTCGACGCGTCGAAAACGAAGTACCAGCAGACATCTCTACCAGAGTCCCTGGCAGATCTCGAATTCAATTGCGGAGACACGATCATTACCTTGGGTTTAGACCCAGGATGGCCAACGAAGAAAGACAAAACGGAGCAAAACATACGAAAGAAGCAAAGCCTGGTTTACGATGGGAGCACTG GGGATTTCTCAGTCTTCGAGGACGAGGACGGCTGCCAGGACTGGTGGACGAAGTACTTTGCCTCCGTCGAAGCGATGATAGAGGAAAACAAGGAACTCCGTAaagagaaatcaatttttcaaactcaATCGAACGGCACCGCTTCGATGTACATGGAGGAGAGTTACAATCAAAGTCAAGGGAACGTCTCGGGAGAGAAGAGCCCTGGCGTGACGGCGAAGAAACTATTCGGCCTAAAATCGACCGCAAATGCGGCAAGATTCGTCTCGAAGCTCAGCCCCAGGCACAGTTGTCGAAAGTTCCCGAAAACAGCACTTTTGAAAATCTATCCGAACGAGCTGGAGGCTCAGCCAGAGTTCGAACACTTCAAGGAATGGTTGCACACGTTCGAGCTGTATCGTGGCAAGAAAACTGGCGACGAACCCGAGGACGAGTCCCGAATCGTCGGCAGTTTCAAAGGCGCTCTAAAGGTTTACAAGTGGCCACTTCCAAAAGACCTGATTGATCACACGGTGATGGGCTTCGACCCTCAATACGGTTTCTTCCAAGGTGTACCTTCGAACGAACCGATTCACGTCCTGGTGCGAGTTTACATCGTCAAAGCAAACGATCTCCACCCGTGCGATTTGAACGGCAAGGCGGATCCTTATGTTGTTCTACAACTGGGTGGCAAGAGGATCAGCGACAAAGAGAATTACGTGTCGAAGCAGCTCAATCCCGTGTTTGGCAA GTGTTTCGAAATAGAGGCGACCTTCCCTCAGGATTCGTTGTTGACTATTCAAGTGCTGGACTGGGATTTGGTAGGCGCCGACGACATGATCGGTGAGACGAAGATTGAtttggaaaatcgattttataGTAGGCATCGCGCAACTTGCGGTCCAGCCAAAAGATACGACGA ATCTGGTTACAACAAATGGAGAGACGCCATGAAGCCAACtcaaattttatcgaaactttGCAAAGAAGGGAAGGTGGATGGTCCATTGTACTCTCATGGGCAAGTGACAATCGGTAGGAAGACGTTTTCTCTATCGAACGAAGAAATGGAATATTACGTTCACTCCAAAG GCATAGAGGAACACCTTGCGTTGGCAGTTCTTCATCAATGGCATGCTTTCCCGCGAATTGGTTGCGCGTTGGTTCCCGAGCATGTCGAAACACGACCCCTTTACAATCCTGAGAAGCCAGGAATAGAACAGGGGAAGCTAGAATTGTGGGTGGACATGTTCCCCATGGATATGCCTTCGCCAGGACCATCGATCGACATTTCGCCAAGGAAGCCAAAGAGTTACGAGCTCAGgattattatttggaataCGGACGACGTGGTGTTGGAAGACGACGCTTTCTTCACGGGCGAGAAGATGAGCGATATTTACGTGAAAGG ATGGTTGAAAGGACCAGAAGATTGCCAATCCACGGATATCCACTATCGATCTCTAACCGGGGAAGGGAATTTCAACTGGCGTTTCATATTTCCGTTTGATTATCTCGTGGCGGAAGAGAAGATTGTCATCAATCGAAAGGAGAGTCTCTTCAGCTGGGACGAGACCGAGTGCAAGATTCCAGCTCGCTTAGAATTACAA GTTTGGGACGCGGATCATTTTTCCGCCGATGATTTTCTAGGTGCTATTACTCTCGATTTAAATCGGTTTCCACGTGGTGCGAAAAATAGTAAACTTTGCACGTTGAGTATGTTGAAGACCGACGGATCCGTGCCGAtggtaaacattttcaaacagaAACGGATAAAAGGCTGGTGGCCCTTCTatgtgaaaaaagaaaacgaagacaTGGAATTAAcg GGAAAAGTCGAGGCTGAGATTCATTTGCTATCCAAAGAGGAAGCTGAGAAAAATCCAGCTGGATTCGGCAGAAACGAACCAGATCTACTCGATAAACCAAA TCGGCCCGACGCATCTTTCATGTGGTTCTTAAACCCCTTGAAATCGATCAAATACATCGTGTGGCACAACTACAAATGGGCTATTTTGAAAGCTATCATAACCATCGGTATAGTGGTACTTCTGTTGTTGTTCTTTTACGCTATACCGGGttattctgttaaaaaattgttaggaGCTTAG